One window of Quercus robur chromosome 5, dhQueRobu3.1, whole genome shotgun sequence genomic DNA carries:
- the LOC126726452 gene encoding cell division control protein 48 homolog A-like isoform X3: MKSLSMSLRLLRETLINLIYIYLFVAFGVWGKKRKDTIYIALADDTCDKPKIRMNKVIRSNLRVRLGDFVSVHQCADVKYGKRVHILPVDDTIEGVTSNLFDAYLKLWLMDHWLLVIPLYLKTLSWLIMVAYAVLCEEILLKCF, from the exons ATGAAATCTCTATCTATGAGCTTAAGATTATTAAGGGAGACTCTTATTAAtctgatttatatatatttatttgttgctTTTGGTGTTTGggggaagaaaaggaaagatacTATCTACATTGCCCTGGCTGATGACACTTGTGATAAGCCAAAGATAAGGATGAACAAGGTTATAAGAAGTAACCTCAGGGTGAGGCTTGGAGATTTTGTTTCTGTGCACCAGTGTGCAGATGTCAAATACGGAAAGCGTGTCCACATTCTTCCTGTGGATGATACTATTGAAGGGGTCACTAGCAATCTCTTTGATGCATACTTGAAAC TTTGGTTGATGGATCATTGGTTGCTAGTCATTCCTCTGTATCTGAAGACATTATCATGGTTAATAATGGTTGCCTATGCTGTACTGTGCGAG